CCCAAATGGAGTTCCTACGTCGAGTCCCACTATTTGCAGATCTTTCGCTCGAAGGCTTGCAAATGCTCGATAGTCAGGCCCGAATTCGTGCGTTGCCAGCTGATGCTTGGTTGTTTCACCAGCGTGATCGTGGCGATGCTTGTTATGTGGTGGTCAGCGGAACCTTGCGGCTAGTGCTTGAGCAAGGTAGTTCTGAGGAAACGACCCTTGGTTTGTTGGGGGTTGGAGCATTTTTTGGCGAGCTAAGTTTATTGGAGCCTGATGGAACTCGCGCCGCTGGGGCAATTGCGGTGGTGCAAAGTGAGGTTTTAGAGATTCCGATTGCCGCCTTTGAAACCTTATTACACACCTATCCCGCGATTGCTTACAATATGTTGCGGCGGGTAGCAGCCCATGTACGGCGCTCCGATGAACGGCGTTTGGAAGATTTACGCCATAAAAATCGGCTGTTGACTGATGCCTACACCGCCTTGGAGCAAGCCCAAGCCGAAGCCCTGCGCCGTGCTCGCGCCGCCCGTGAATTGGAGTTAGGCCGCGAATTACAGCGCCGACTTGTGCCAACTATTTTCCCTAATTTGCATGGCGTGGTGATCGCTGCTGCCACGTTTCCCGCCTATGAGATGAGCGGCGATTTCTACGAGGTGCGCCAACTCAGCGAGCATATGCTTTCGATTGTGATGGCTGATGTTTGCGATAAGGGGGCGGGAGCTGCTTTGGTTATGGCGATGGCCAAAGGTTTATTGTTGGGCATGGATCAGCGCCATCCATTGGCCTTGGTCGAACGTTTCAACCAGCTGATTCGGGCAACGAATCTTGATGCTGCGGTGATTACCATGGTCTATTCGCATTTGGATATTGCGCGACGACGCTTTACCTATGTGCGGGCTGGCCATGATTGGCCGTTGCATTATCGTGCCAAGCAAGGCCGCGTAACCATGCTTGAGGGCGGTGGCATGCCGGTTGGCATTACCGAAGAAGCCTTTTTCGAGGAGATGCACACCGATTTGGAGCCAGGCGATGCTTTGGTGTTCTATACCGATGGGTTGTGTGATGCCCGTAATTTTGCTGGCGATACCTATGGTCGTGAGCGCTTGATTTCAGCGGTGCAAGCCTATGGCCGCTTGCCTGCTCATGGGTTGGCCGATGCGATTCTGGGCGATGTGCGGGCCTTCCAAAGTGGCACACCACCAATCGATGATTTAACCTTGCTGGTCGTTAAGTTCAATCCTGAAGCGTAGCATCACCAGAAACGAATATCGTTATAATGCAACTATAGTTTTTTTGCCAAACGATGATGTGAAAACGTTATCATGGCGATGTTGCGGAGATACCATGCGATTTGTAACCCTCAAAACTGCGGTTGGACCCCGTCCAGGCATTGTGCTTGGCGATCGGGTGATGTTGCTCGATGGCTATCAATCGCTCCAAGCCTTAATCGAAGCAAATGAGGCTGGCTTGGATACGATTAAGGCGGCCTTGCCCGACTATCAAAGCCGGGCAGGCATCCAATTGAATATGGATCAATTGTTGGCTCCCTTGCCCCGCCCATTGAAAAATGTTTTTTGTGTGGGCCTCAATTATGCAGCCCATGCCCGTGAATCGTTGCAAGCCAAAGGGCTAGAAGTCAAAATGCCCGAACATCCAGTTTTTTTCACCAAACCACCAACCGCGATCAACAGCCCAACTGGCGAAATTGTGATTGATCCAGCGGTTTCCGAACGGATCGATTGGGAAGTTGAATTGGGCGTGGTGATCGGCAAAGCAGGTAAAAATATCAGCCG
This region of Herpetosiphon gulosus genomic DNA includes:
- a CDS encoding SpoIIE family protein phosphatase encodes the protein MSQMEFLRRVPLFADLSLEGLQMLDSQARIRALPADAWLFHQRDRGDACYVVVSGTLRLVLEQGSSEETTLGLLGVGAFFGELSLLEPDGTRAAGAIAVVQSEVLEIPIAAFETLLHTYPAIAYNMLRRVAAHVRRSDERRLEDLRHKNRLLTDAYTALEQAQAEALRRARAARELELGRELQRRLVPTIFPNLHGVVIAAATFPAYEMSGDFYEVRQLSEHMLSIVMADVCDKGAGAALVMAMAKGLLLGMDQRHPLALVERFNQLIRATNLDAAVITMVYSHLDIARRRFTYVRAGHDWPLHYRAKQGRVTMLEGGGMPVGITEEAFFEEMHTDLEPGDALVFYTDGLCDARNFAGDTYGRERLISAVQAYGRLPAHGLADAILGDVRAFQSGTPPIDDLTLLVVKFNPEA
- a CDS encoding fumarylacetoacetate hydrolase family protein; this translates as MRFVTLKTAVGPRPGIVLGDRVMLLDGYQSLQALIEANEAGLDTIKAALPDYQSRAGIQLNMDQLLAPLPRPLKNVFCVGLNYAAHARESLQAKGLEVKMPEHPVFFTKPPTAINSPTGEIVIDPAVSERIDWEVELGVVIGKAGKNISREQAMEHVWGYTVINDVSARDLQMRHQQFFKGKALDGSCPMGPWIITSDELSDPHNLVVRLRVNGEIKQESNTNDLIFNIPTLIHVLSQGMTLEPGDIIATGTPAGVGFARTPQEFLRPGDLLETEVEGIGILRNPVVAG